Genomic DNA from Triticum dicoccoides isolate Atlit2015 ecotype Zavitan chromosome 4B, WEW_v2.0, whole genome shotgun sequence:
tcctcatggcgatggtgatggtgctggtgctggtgcggCGCGTCCCTCGAGAAGAGATCCTCTCGGCCTGGCTGCCGCTACTTGCTTGCTTGAGCGGCGGTGGAGCGCGCGGCGATGCGGGCGGGTGCGGGGGGCGGCCACGCGGTGACCGCGTGTCGCGCGCTGCGCCGGAATAAGCGCGGCCGCTACGAGGCCCCCGCGCGTAAATCACTCTACTGTACTACTGCTGCTCGCCTTTTCTATTGCAATCCCGTGATGCGCGCGCCTATCGCTGGGATTTCGCTCGGCTTGCCGTGCGTGCGGCGGCCAGCCAGAGCCAGGTGTGTGCGCATGCAACGTGCACGCACACTTCCGAGACAAGGGGGGCTGGCGTGCTCCATCCAGGCCGGGCCGGGTATGGGTTTTACGGTGCGGGCGGTGCTGCGTGCCGGGTCGCCGTCTGGCTCATCACGAGTTCACGACTTACACGAGCAGGCGGGACAAAACCGGGAGACGGAGGAGACGGCGACGGGGCTGGCGCCGTGGGCGCCCAGTCCGCCATCCGTATCGTATGGCCACGGACCGTGGCTGCTGCGAGTAGCACACTCCAGAGTACAGACTGGTAGACGACATACGAGCACGGTGTTCACTCGTGTCCTGTGATGCAGGAGACGAGTCCTCTGGGAGAAGAGGTTGCTTATCCATCTCGACCACGTACGGCCGCAGATAGTCTGGCTGTCAAAGGTCTCGAGTTACTACTACTTCGTGTCGTACGGCAAATGCAATTAGCATTTCACCCAAAGTTTACTCCACCAAAATATTCAACGAACAGGGTAAAGCACACTCTACATACGGAAGGATTTAACCGATATAGTACTGTCGGCTGTTTAGTCAAACCGCAATTATTTAGCGACCGACCACCATGTGCAAGTTAATCATAGTAAATCCAACGGGACCTCAATCACATTCCAGTTTTCAGGGCAGGTAATACAGTTAGCATCCCATTTGATGATCCAGTCAGCAAACAGAatgctaagggcatgtacaatggttctatcttagcaatgccacgtaggataaatgatgaggtggaggagagagaaatcataaaagaaggcttgtcttctcttaattaagagaaggcaagagatgatctgttagcacaatatgtctcaccatatttttaggaataactagttattgaagataaggttaagagatgacccattgtagacatgtttttttgccatctctaaattacatgcaagatttaagataaaactaccttatcgaccattgtacatgccctaagatcAATGCCAGTTACTCCCTTTCCACCGTACAGTACAGCGAATAATCACCAAACAAAATTACGGAAAATAAGCGATAACACCACAAAAAATGCAAAATTTCCACTCACTAGAAGAAAAGAATACCGCTATACCATGCGATAGTAATGCTCCGGTTGATTTAGGAGCAACAAGCAGCCATGGGGTAAAGAATAATAGCCAGTGGTCAAACATTTACAAAGCAGCAGGACACcctagcagcactgcagttccaaCTCTCTCCTCCACTAAGTTGTACAACAAAATCTATCGAAAACTTTGCCTATGaaaaaaatgcacaaacaatccaacAAACATGGTCAGTGCTCAACCTCACCCATCATCCTATTTGACTGCACATGCTCAACTACGTCCTCCTAAAGTACTGCCCCCCATGGTGGAGATCATGAAGATCTGCAAAAACGATAGGCTATATGATAAAATGGAACAATGGTGTGCAGAACTGGCATTGACTAAGTATAAATGAGAAAGCTAACATCTAGGATGCTTGTACACAATACGTTTGGCATAAGTAGACAGCTTACCAAATCAGGAGATGAGCCGTGGACCGTGGTGGCACAAACAGAGAAACCACACTATCAATACTAGGGCCTATTGATCGGAGGAGACAAAGAATCAAAAGAAGCTCGAAGTGGCCGGTTAACAAATGGGTGCGCCAAAAGTTGTGATGCGGAAGGTCGCTCGTCTGGATCGACTCGTACACATTGGCGTATGAAATCTTGAGCTTCTGCTGACAAGTGGCTGGGAATGGGTGGTTGTTCTCCTTTGCCAATCATAAAGAAAGCATTTGTCTACAAGTAGCAAAGAAGCATTAGTTGGGAGCCGACAATCAACACCAAGTAGGTTAAATTTCAACGAGTTATCCAGATTATCATTCGGAGAGAAGTACACTCCATAGAAATAATCACAAGCACGCTTTTTGGAACCCAAATCATCAGACACAAATAATGTGCTATTTTCACCgtaataaaaaatagaaaaaaaagaacaCATAATTTTGAAGGCACAGGGTTATCATTGTTATATGTACCAAATATAAAAATTAGAATAGCTATATCTGATAAATGATTCAGGCTTGGAAGGGGGGAAGGTGATGATTTCCCCATGTTCTGCCTCAGCAAGTGCATGGACAGCTCCCAAATCCCTAAATATCAATTAACTTAAAGAAAAAGGACAAGATCTGCTGGCATCCTACCGCATCTTTATTAGAAAGTCAAATAGCGAATCAGAGTTTTTCTGCAACTTAATTATAACATTTTTCACACCCAAAAGTTCAATGCCCTAGACAACAAAGgtctcatgcataataaagttaacGATGCAACATACTTAATTTTCTGTGTGGCAAGTCAATACCAGAGAACTAAAACATGTGAAGTTGAAAATATGACATACCCACTCGACATTGGGATATGGTATTTGGCGGGTTAGCATTTCCAACACAGTGCAGCCCAAGCTCCACATATCAGCTGCAGGCCCATATGTTTTTCTAGGATTAACAACCTGAAAGTGGGAAGGTGCATTTAGAACTTGGGCGCTTATTAAAAGATACCACAAGATTATTCCTGAAATATCGCCAAATAACATAAAAGTTGAATAGTTTGAACCTGATCAGCATGGGCTAAAGTATGACTATTACCTCAGGTGCCATCCAATAAACACTTCCTTTGCATGATCTCAGCATATTAATTTTAGACATCTGAAATTAAGAGAAAATACCACATAAGACAATTTGCCATTTGAAGACGCGCAAATAATCTCGTAGAAGAAACAAGGCTCACCTCCTTTGCCAACCCAAAATCTGCAAGTTTTACCGATCCATTTGCATGAACCAATATATTGGCGCATTTGATATCTCTGAGTATAAAGAACTGTCTCAATTAATCAAAAGTATTTGTATGAACTGGCATCAATTTTATGGTAATTTAGGATTAGACCCTCTAAACACAGGTAATTCTATGATTTGACATTTCACCCTCTTTATTATTTTCCCTTGATGTTTTTGCTTCTTTTCCACCCGTTTGATATATCAACTTTGCCCTCTATAGCTATATGCCAACGCCTACCATTTTACTTACAACACAAGAgccttttcagaaagaaaaaaaacaggtgTTGTGCCTTGGAGTTCTCAGCGAGCACATTGAGGGGATCTATTAATTTGCTAGTAGTATGAAGGTCCAGAGATAGCTTATTTATTGATCTGATCTTTGCTGAATAGGGTTAGGCAATTGTGGTGCACATGTGCGTGCGTATGCGCCTGCAGGCTTCAGATGCTTCGATATGTATGGTGAAAGGCACTTGTGTAGTTTTTAAAAACAATAAAGAACTTCATTTATGTAGAGGGCAAAATTGGTATTTCAAGTGAGTTAAAGATGCACAAAATGAAGGGAAAATAAATAAAGTGATCAAAATGCCAAATCATAGAATTACGGGTGTTTAAAACAGCAAATTCTCCTAAATGTTAAAGTGGTGTATTCTCAGTATATCCATCAAAAATGACATGTCCAATGCAAAACAGAAAGAGACAAAATGGGATGAAAAACAGAAATCAAGCAGTGCCTGTATTTGACCAAGCAAGCCAGCGGCGCCTTTTCCAGGGTACCAGTCAGAGGGTCAAGTGTTTACTTGCTCTGATGTAGAGAATCCAAAATGATGACGGTGAACGAATTAGTTGCTCTGTTTCTAACAGGCTGTACCTCATTGATCATTGTTGTGTATTGTTGGCTTCACAATCCCAAACTACAGTACAGATGATACGCATACAAACCATGTAATGCACTGATTTTTtaaataaattattaaaaaaatattcTCCTCGCATCTCACCCTCCCACTTGACCCAAAATGAACAAAAAGAAGGTAGAGCAAAAGAGCTTTATTTGCTTATGATCCAAAAGAACCTACTTAACCTCCAGTAGTCTATGGTGGATGCCACCTTAAGAAGATGGAGCAGGTACTAGCTTTTGGAAAGCAAACTTGCTCCCTATGTGCTATTCACATAATAAGTGCATGACCCATGAGAGCAAAAACTCATTATTCAATACTAGAAAAGTGGTTGAAAGGATGAAATTTATTGGCTCATGAGCACTGATTATTTTCAAGATAAATCATAAGAGAAGCAGCATTATACCTGTGGACCACATTCCTCTCATGGAGATAAACCAATCCATTGAGAATCTGCCTTGTGTACGCAGAGACTTGTGAGTCTCGCAGTTTATACTTTTGATAGAGGGATGAAAGAGAACCTTGTGTAACAAGCTCAATAAAAATGTAGAGTTTTGATTCTTCCTGCATTTACATTTTGAACATCATTATACACAAATAAAACAAATTTTATATGTGACATAAGGATTGCTTAAAGAAAAAAAAAATCCAGAATCGTAATGCATATAACCTAGTAACATCAAAAGGAGTGTGGAATACCTTGTCAGTTCCATAATACTGGACTATGTTTTCATGTTCAAACTGACTAAGGAGAGCGATTTCCTAAGAAACAAAAAACAAACATAAAATCAGGCAATGAAATATATAGCTTTAGAAGATATCAGAGCATGTGAAATGTGCATAGACAATAGTTGATATCATAACTGAGACAAATCAATAGCAACAGCTAACCTGTTCAAGTGAAAGAATAGATTGCTGTGCATTGCTTCCTTGGTCAAGCAACGATACTTCCTTAACAGCAAAGAACGCACCTTCACTGCAGAAATATTCAATAACAGAGAGCAAAATATATTAAATGCTTACCAAATGGTACAGCTGAAACAAGTACACTTGCTCACTCCTAAAGAATAGGTATCAAACATTAAGTCCTTCCAATATTTTCATGAATAGAGAAGTGTCTACTGTGCAGGGATAATCAGAAGGCATGTTTTGTAACGCTCAGCTGATTGATAATGTTGTTTTGCATTTTAGTAGCTGAACAAAAGTCAAGAGTTGGGTATCAATCAATCTCAGTCAGTAAAGGGTCAAATCACCGTATCCTTTGCTTTTGTATATACAATATGCCATATTATTTTTCTTCCAGAAACAAACTGATTCCCTCAAGCCCATCTTAGTTCTTCCTAGATCAGCCAAACAGTAGAAGATAAAGCAATCAGTAATCACTCTACTAGATCCCCTCTGCAGATTACTGTGAGCTTTATGACATATGAATAATCATGGTCAGAACATGTACAGAAGCATGCCGTGAGCAATCAACATTTGTTGTACCAGACATGTTACTACGGCAGACAGCAGTAACACATCCAGACTGCAGTGGTCTGCTGCCTCGCCTGGCTGCGCTAAATTACAGAAATGGGCTTGATTGGACAAATCCCTGTTCCTACCCCCAGAATATAGCAAGGTGTGTATACTAAATAATAAGGTTTGAAGGGCCAAGGTTAAATCTATTCCGTATTATATTCTCaatataccatgttcatgtgtgtgtgtgtgtgtgtgttacgaAATTGAGCGACCAGTGCATATCAGATCTTTTCTGAGCACCTCCACCCCAAAGCCCAAACCAACTACTACACGCATGCTTACCCAAATAAATGTTTGATAATCTACCTGTAGAATGATATAGTTCTCCCCGCAAAAAAGAATGATATAGTTCTGCGTACTTGTAAACTCTAGCACATACTAAATGATCTGATGCTGCCCTGTTATAGTGATGGTACAATGGGGCTGTTTGGACTAACTAAGCTTATCTGTAGACAAACTAATCATAACACAAGGCGAATAAACAGGTTTACTTCCAGGTTATGCCTAAATTAGACAGAAGAGCCCAGTACCTCCTTGGACCATTCAGAATTTAAAACATATAAGGTGCATGAACAATAAAATGCCAATAATAACATTGCTACTTACTCACTGATCCCTTCGTACACCATCCCGAATGAGCCACTTCCCAGAAGTGCACCACGCATCCATGACTTGATGTTCCGCTTGAACTTGCCATTCGGCGAGATGACGAACACGGCCTCTGTATTCGTGCTAGATGCATCATCATCATTTGTTGTCGACAATGAGGATGTCCCGGTGAACCCTTCAAAGGTCTCCCCTACCCTCCAGCCTTTAAGCTCCCCCTCAAGCCCCGTCAATCCTTCATCGTTCTCCTCAGGATTATCCTCCTCTGTGTCTGACATGTGAGATGTTTCAGCATGTCCATAGGCCATTCTCAGTTCACTATTCTCCTCCGTGGGAGCGAACGAGTTCACAATGTCCCAGGCCGACCCGCTCATGATCTCAGCCACAGACGACTGCCTCGCCGGTGGCGGCGCGAGTCCCGTGATCGGCGGAGGCGGGGAGAGCACTGGCGGCCGGACGCCCCGGATCCCGACCTCCCCGCCGCCCCTTCTCGGCGAGGGAAGTGACAAGGCCGCGACGGGCGCCGCAACAGCAACCGCACGGGTAGCTTTGGGGGATTCCTCCGGCGGCGCGATGATGGGTTCGTCCACCGAGTCAGTGGCAGTGGCGGTGGAAGCGGAGGAGGAGTGGATGGACTCCTCGGGAATGGGGTCGGGGAAGGAGTGAGGCGCGGGCCACGGGACCTCGGGGGCGGAGACGGTGCGGACGACGGGGGCGGGCTCCTCCCCGGGAGGAGCCGACGAGTCCGGGTCCGGGCGGGGGCGGGCGAGGAGGTCGGAGCTGGAGCGCGCCTTGCGGGCCTCCCAggcggcgacggggatggcgaAGTCCTCGGGCCCCGACAGCCCCAGGCTGCGGCAGAGCTCGTCGACCTCCCCCTCCGCGCTGCCGTTGATGCGGAAGTCCGCGCGGCCGCCCCTGGCCGCGAGGTCGAGCGAGCGCGTCGGCCGGGCCCCCGGCGAGCGCTCCGACGACGAGGTCGACCACGAGGCGGACACGGACGTCGCCGCCGCGCCCACCTCGTAGTCGATGTGCTTCGCCGCGTTGCGCCGCTCCAGCCGCGGGCTGCGTCCGCGGCTCCCGCTCCCGCTCCCACTCCCGCTGCCGTGGCCGCTCCCGTGCCCGCTCCCGCCGCCGCTGCGGCGGCTTCTGCCGgagtccatggcggcggcggcggcgtccccgccgcggcggccggaggaggaggcgggtgagGACTGCTTGCTACGGGCCCACGAGAACATCTGGATCCATACGCCGGGCCGAGGCTGGCTGCCCGGCGCCGGATTTGAGGCCCCGCGCCGCAGGATTTGGGGATTGGGGGGCTCCCGTCGCCGTCGGCCTCGGCGGCTTGCGGCTGCTTGCGGGGGAGGAGAGGTGGCGTGCGCGCTCGCTGGCGCGCGGTGGGTAAATAATTTTCCGACGCGGGCGGTCCCGCGGTTTCAATGCCAGGTGGGCCTGCGCCGTCGCGGGGCCCGCTGGCAGTCGCGTCGGGGTCGGGCCTTGCGTGGTCTCGTTGGGGAAGGGGACGTCGGGGTGGCTGGACGCGGGTTGACTGCGACGACCGGCGGTGGATTGGCCCGCGGTTACAAGGACGGACGGACGGGGTCGATGCGcgtgggccccgcccgtcagcggGGGACGCGAGCGGTGAAAATGGCTGCTGTTTGCGTGGACGTGAGGCCAGTGGTAGTGGACTAGTGGTAATAAAGCGTGTGAAAGCGCGCCGTCGCCGGTCCGTCCACCGGCTGTCAACGGCGGTGGCCGGCGGCGCAGCCGCGCAGGCAGGCAACAGAATTCGAGGGCGTCTGGGTCGGGTATCTGGGGACTGTTAGCACATGGCGCAGTGATAACAGTAGGCAAGTGGTGGCCATTGTAGTACAAGTTGTAATGCAACCCAAAACAAAAGGCGAGTGTCAATGGACGTTGCCACTTTGCTTGCCAGTGGAAAAATTGTGCTGCTTGCCTGCTTTCACTCGCCTTTTACAGTCTCGGAAATGTTGATTGCTGGACGGAGAAACGGTGTGGGATCATGTGTGTCTGGAACAAGAATGTTGCGCCGTTCGGGTGGATTGGTTTGGCTGCCGTTCCCTCGATTGATTGGCAGCTTTGGCGCTGGCCTCCGGCGTGGGACAGATCGGCCGAGCTTTTGTTAACTTTCTCCGGCGGTGCCCGGCCGTGTCTACGTGTGCGTGTGGCTCATGTGCTTCCAGCTCGACGGCGACGTGGGCGCGCGCGTTCACACCCGTGGAAGTGGAAGCGACGAGTGTGGATGACGCTCTTGGCGCGATGGTCACGGGCGTGCTGCGTGCATACGTACGTCTCGGTGCTgcttttttttttcctttcttttttccaAACGGTCGGTTTATTCTGTTCACGTGACGCTGCTGGCGGCTAAAGCAGCATGGTGCCACCACGTGGCGAGTTATTCGTTCTTGTGtatttttttttagaatttttttttagaatttttttttagaatttttttttaaGAATTTTTTCATTCATATCACGAATCAGTACAAAGTAGTTGACCCTTACAAGCACACTGAACACAAACACAAAGGACCATGAACACCTAGAGTACCCTaaagacaaccataacacaagaagatctccggagccctgtgtcatcatccctgaatcttgagagaagacccctgcagcagaaggatctgcaaccagtcgcaaacaggtcatcatcttcgaccacggtacaattgccgccacgcTGCTTCCTCCTTTTTTGACACCAGCGATGagagggcatggacatcaatccaacacacctgcaacagtcgtcgccatctttggcttcgagtaccgtgaaaagtgtcccttccgaaaggaagagaactcgagtcatccgaccggtcTAGCACCACGACCAGGCCATCCGCCCGGGCAAATTAGGATCTCCCACCAACATCAGCgcataggaagaagaagaacaacaacagcaaatcataccaacaagCAAGAAGAAAGGTCTTCGTCTCGCTGCATCCATCGCCCATCTGAGGACCCAAACGGCCAATGCCGATGGACCTCCAGCcaccatagcccgcgacctcgacgaTATCCGGGGATCCCAACCCCGCTGGCTCCTAGACGCAGGCAAAAGCCTCGCCTGATCGCGAACGGAGCCCGCTGAAACTTATTTCGACGCGATACCAGCGCAACGGCCTCGGCAGcgtctccctcaaccctaaccctaccacacaccCACCTAGCGAACAGATCCGAGGTTCCTCCTCCCTCTCGCCGCCGGAGCGGCcgacggagagagagggaaccgACGGCGTCACCGGCGGCGCGCAAGGGAAACCTGGTCGCCTCCTTGATCGCCTCGTGCGATCCTATAATCGTGGGATTACGTTACTCTCTTGTTGGTTGCCCTATTCGTTCTTGTATGTTGCACTATGCAAGTCGTCCTAGTACGTGGTGTACCATAGGAGATTGCCGCGAAAGCAAcccataggaggctcctcctcctaCGGTCCTACAAGAGAGGGCGTCGCAAGGATCACAATGAACTCGGAAGAATCCATTCGCGAAAAAAACTCAAAAGAATCTGTGGGGCACCAAATGCACCCTAAAGGCTTCCCTAATGCACCTCCATAATAATTGGGGTATCACATAGGAAAAGAAGATGTCACACAAGGGCATACCATTGCTCGACCCGTTACACCTCCTCAATTTCGTGTCCAACGACAAACTACTCAAAAGGAGTTGTCAAAGAAAGATAATAACATTTAGAGGGACGCGATGAATGTGTGCATCACAATGATGTAGAGGCTGGAGGTTTTAACCTCCTTTTCAAAAAGCAAATTGGAAGGACCCGAGATTTTGAGGCTTCCTCCATGGAGGCCCCAACCAACCTTTGGTACAATGACCATGATGAGAATATTTGTAGCGTGGCAAGCAATCAAGATATAGAATTCTAGACACCTGGAGAGATGGATCCGGGAACTAATGCCAAGGGGGCACGCCACACGTTTGTCTTGTCCATCCTGAATGACGATGATGGAATGGAATATTTCATAGGATGTTTGTGGCAGGCACATCCAGAGCACTGCACGTGGAGAAGAGAGTTGTGAATTCCCCTATGGGAGCTCTCGGGTCGGACTAAACGTCTAGCACGAAATGGATGGACTCTTCATCCTCCACCTCATGTCAGGCTTCCTCCTATATAAGGTGTTTAATTGATATGATTGGATCACCCGTAAAACTTGGGTTATGTTTGTGTCAGCTTTAGGAACCGGTTCCAACTCCGAGAAAACTGGATCTGAACAAACAACTATTTCAAATCAGCTTCAGTGGCAAAACTCCAATCCAGTTCGGGCCATTTCCAGTATAATTTTCTAAAGTTCTTCCTAGTGTACTTCAGTGACAAAATTGGTTCTGCAAATCAGATTTGCTAGTGAAGCAAATCATAGCTGATTAGAAGCCCGTTGAAGCTGAAAAAAACAAGGCCTTGGGATCCCTCCCATGTGGAGCACTAGAGGGCGAGTACCCTTGGAGGCGCTTGTCTTAATAAGATGAAGCCACATGCCACCCTTGTTGCGAAGGATCTTCCAAACCTATTTCATCACGAGCACATTCATTTTGCGGGAAGCCATGAACTCACTCCACCTTGGTCCCTAGGCCTGCAAATGTGCTCTCATTTGACCATTTGATATTTTCCTCTCCGCATGGTCACCTTGGCGCGGAAGGTACAACCATatcaggctggtcacaatgggcaagaacataagatagtaacttacacacttttttagactatgttactacctccatagtgggtaggaacatctatgtagtgtcatgcaacgatgtatttattaggttatagactcattgtttcttggagtgtgtgatgttccggtaacttagctagttcccacaagcacctctcttttcattaaatacgtgccacataagcaaagttgtattaaaGTGTGTGATGTTATTCCTAAGTTCCTTCCCACTGTGACCAGCCTCAGGAACATGGGAGACTAGGGAGATTGCAGTTTTCACCTGGAAATTAGCACAATCCAATCACCATTATCGTATCTCTTTCTTCCTCCACAAGAAAAgcttagaccgtccgatctatatctgacggatagaaaacattgcaattttgtaaaaagatacccgcacttctctccacatttgcagataaggactTCCCTCGTTCACCCTTAtttcccacaacctcattgttgagcaattaaaaaaggaagtctctggaacaatctggcatggtggccgctgccgatgtcgtccatccccatgcctccgctcagtccgaccaccaatcaccaccacaccccactcctcctcaccttatctctcctctttctcgagatatcattagtttctacgcatgggattactcccgcatgggtcaatcacaacaggtgttttataACAAAATGCGtcctgatgttctgtgcaatgcacgggcatcttgctagttgggtTCAATGTCTTGGTTGGGGTTGTGTGGCGGAGGCGATTCCCTTAATAGAAATAATGTCTCTCACGTTCTATCCTCGTCCcgatggtgcgtctagcatcatcggagggcgtgtggaggtgtgttctatcggatctcgcgggattcgatcGGTGCTGGTCTCCGGTGGATTTGTTTGCATCCGGTCTTCGTTCGTCTTCGTTTGGGTGTTTACACGTTTGATCCTTCTGATTTACGGCTTTCTTCATCGGCGGTGGTTGTtactctggtgcgctggtcctatgtgaccttagcatgacgactttccgactgtctactactaAGGGTTGCTCGGCTTCGGTAAGGGAGGGGCGATAACGGCCGCACGCCTTTGGTTCACTTCAGTGATTGCAGTTGTCACTAGGTGGTGCACGGAcatagttgtaatttttattatctCTGTTGTTATTTGTACTGCCATGAGAGTCTAGAGAGGCAAGATTTGATGAGCAAGTCTAGCAGGCAGCAGCCGGTATTTTGTGATGGCTGACTTTGGGTAGTAGTTATGGCTGTCCTTTCTGATTAGATGTTAGACAAGGAAGAAATTAAACTGCCTGTCAAAAATAAGGGAAGACATTAAACTGAGTCGGGCCCACCCACCAAAGACCGTTGACGAGATGCCATATATTAGACCACGTTTTCTTCCACAGTACTATTCCATGCATCCCATGAAACAGTAGTCAATGCATCCCATAAAACCTTGCCTTGCATGTCCCTTTCACATTAGCCATCCAGCCTACGTTATTACTACTTGAAAAAAAAAAAACCAGCTAGCTGCCTCTTGGCTGTGACGAGAGAGACTGAGAGCGACCGAGCCGAACTGCTCGATCCCGCTAATGTGGCCTCGCCGCGCCGGCCACCAATCTCAGCCACAAACCGTGTGCCTGCGGTCTCGCGTGATCGCCCCCCCTATATTTACCCTCCTCCCACGCACGACCATACGACGATACGACGACACGGTCCAGTCTTCGGACGCATGCCGATGCCGACGCAGACGTCCATGGATGCCGCCAGGACGGTCGTGGTGACCGCCTACCAGGAGCTGCCGCGCCGCCGTTCCGGCAGCCACGGCGCGTCCTCGTCCAGGACGCGCTCGGCCTCGGGCGGCTACAACAACCGCCGGGCGATGCTGCTCGCGTACGCGCAGCACCTGCGGCGGCGCGGCGGGCAGAGGTCGTCGTGTTCGGGGCCGCCGCGCGTGCTGGAGTGGGGCGAGTGGAAGCGGGCGGACGatcccggcgccggcgccggcaacGACGACATGGTACGGATCGGCAAAACATTTCTTATTTCGTTGGATCATGCACGGCGTGCATCTAATTAACGCGTGCTCGATCAGCAGGTGGTGGCGGGGCGGAGGAGGGGTTGCTGCGCCAGGCTCCGGCTGTGGGCACGGATTTGGATCAGGACGTTTTTCCGGCGCGTCAGGAGGATCAGGGAGAACGCCTCGTGCAGGAAAGCGGACTGAACGGGTTGGTCATGTACGGCAATTCGACGATACGAGGAGGATGAGTTGGTTGTTCATCGGCGAATTAGCGCCTGCATGCATCTGCATGTGTCCCGGAATAGAACTCGTACGTGCATCTCCACGTGAACAACATGTGCACTTGACATAACAAAAAGGCAGATTGGTAGGGTAGGCCAGTGTTTGCGTAACATTCTAAAATTTAGACATGAGTTTTTTTTTAcgagaaaacttccaatctattcatcttcaatcatggcagtacaacgaacatcagaaataataaaaattacacccagatccgtagaccacctatcgacgactacaagcactgaagcgagccgaaggcgcgccgccatcatcgcccctT
This window encodes:
- the LOC119294770 gene encoding mitogen-activated protein kinase kinase kinase 1-like — protein: MFSWARSKQSSPASSSGRRGGDAAAAAMDSGRSRRSGGGSGHGSGHGSGSGSGSGSRGRSPRLERRNAAKHIDYEVGAAATSVSASWSTSSSERSPGARPTRSLDLAARGGRADFRINGSAEGEVDELCRSLGLSGPEDFAIPVAAWEARKARSSSDLLARPRPDPDSSAPPGEEPAPVVRTVSAPEVPWPAPHSFPDPIPEESIHSSSASTATATDSVDEPIIAPPEESPKATRAVAVAAPVAALSLPSPRRGGGEVGIRGVRPPVLSPPPPITGLAPPPARQSSVAEIMSGSAWDIVNSFAPTEENSELRMAYGHAETSHMSDTEEDNPEENDEGLTGLEGELKGWRVGETFEGFTGTSSLSTTNDDDASSTNTEAVFVISPNGKFKRNIKSWMRGALLGSGSFGMVYEGISDEGAFFAVKEVSLLDQGSNAQQSILSLEQEIALLSQFEHENIVQYYGTDKEESKLYIFIELVTQGSLSSLYQKYKLRDSQVSAYTRQILNGLVYLHERNVVHRDIKCANILVHANGSVKLADFGLAKEMSKINMLRSCKGSVYWMAPEVVNPRKTYGPAADMWSLGCTVLEMLTRQIPYPNVEWTNAFFMIGKGEQPPIPSHLSAEAQDFIRQCVRVDPDERPSASQLLAHPFVNRPLRASFDSLSPPINRP